A region of Jonquetella anthropi DSM 22815 DNA encodes the following proteins:
- the secE gene encoding preprotein translocase subunit SecE — MDLKPFIRESRAEFKKITWPTRKQVWYSTLVVIAVTLLLSAYLGILDLILTGVFSKILG; from the coding sequence TTGGATCTTAAGCCCTTCATCCGCGAATCCCGTGCAGAATTCAAAAAGATCACCTGGCCGACCAGAAAACAAGTGTGGTATTCCACGCTGGTGGTCATTGCCGTGACGCTCCTTTTGAGCGCGTATCTCGGCATCCTTGACTTGATCCTGACAGGTGTGTTCTCGAAGATCCTTGGATAG